The following are from one region of the Clupea harengus unplaced genomic scaffold, Ch_v2.0.2, whole genome shotgun sequence genome:
- the faslg gene encoding tumor necrosis factor ligand superfamily member 6, with product MNGNVAGQHPQVFMVEGRDRRQVHPQQHPPRIDPGLVPCWTFPPARDKARGHHSWSGLITILVMVLVLVFAALALGAFQIQSLQNQLADLTKDVNSDSTITAPQRQIGFLEDVGEDEECKPAAAHLTVNTERPADHKTLQWESRHGRAFTKGLLYRNGGLQVNRTGLYFIYSRVEILGNQCSKARFISHTVFVRRKGSSPITLMEGHKMGYCDETKRQLWTSESSLGAVLKLRQEDWVYVNVSVPDLINRANPYGNYFGLYQIV from the exons ATGAATGGGAATGTGGCAGGCCAGCACCCTCAGGTGTTCATGGTGGAAggcagagacaggaggcaggTGCACCCGCAGCAGCACCCACCCAGGATAGACCCTGGCCTGGTGCCTTGCTGGACCTTCCCTCCTGCTCGAGATAAGGCAAGAGGCCATCACTCATGGTCTGGCCTGATCACCATACTGGtcatggtgctggtgctggtctTTGCTGCATTGGCCCTCGGTGCCTTCCAGATCCAGAGTCTGCAGAATCAACTGGCAGACCTGACAAAG GATGTGAATAGTGACAGTACCATCACTGCGCCTCAACGTCAAATTG gtttccTTGAAGACGTGGGTGAAGATGAAGAATGTAAACCTGCAGCAGCACATTTAACAG TTAACACTGAGAGGCCGGCAGACCATAAGACGCTGCAGTGGGAGTCGAGACATGGCCGGGCATTCACCAAAGGACTCCTGTACAGAAATGGCGGCCTCCAGGTCAACCGCACCGGCCTGTACTTTATCTACTCCCGCGTGGAGATTCTGGGAAATCAGTGTAGCAAAGCCAGATTCATCTCTCACACTGTGTTTGTGCGGAGGAAGGGCAGCTCCCCCATAACCCTTATGGAAGGGCACAAGATGGGCTACTGCGATGAGACTAAGAGACAATTGTGGACCTCCGAAAGCTCCTTAGGCGCAGTGCTGAAGCTCAGGCAGGAGGATTGGGTTTATGTCAACGTGTCCGTTCCTGACCTAATCAATCGCGCTAACCCTTATGGAAATTACTTTGGACTGTATCAGATCGTCTGA